ATGTACGGGTTCAATGCCGTCGCCGAATTCTCGGGGATCTGCGGTCCCTGGTTAGTCGTGATGTTTGTCTGCGGCGCGTTTGCGTTGTTCCCAGCCCTTGCCGATTCGGTGCTCGGCCGCACGCAACTGACAAGTTTCGCCGACTTCATTACGATCGGTGATCAATCGATTTGGACCGGGCTGAACAGCGAGGGGAAGCCGGGGATCGGTTTGTGGGAGGTGATCGGTTTCGCATGGGCTGCCAACACGATCACCCACTTCGGCCTGATCGACATGGCGCTGTTGCGTTACGCAAAACGATCGATCTACGGACTGTGCACCAGTGCCGGCATGTTGTTTGGTCACTACATCGCCTGGATCGCTGCGGGCATCATGGGAGCCGGAACGGCAGTGCTGCTGCAGCGCACGATTGTCGAACTCGATCCCGGCGACGTGGCTTACCAAGCGTTGGGGCTTTCGGGATACGTGATCGTGATCATCGCCGGTTGGACGACAGCGAACGCGAACCTATACCGCGCCGGCCTGGCGGCTCAAGCGATTTTTCACAAGCACTCGCGGATGCAAGTCACCTTCACCGTCGGCGTCGTCACCGTCGTGATCGCCTGCTTCCCGTTTGTCTACAAGCAGATCCTGCCGCTGCTGACCTACGCGGGATTGATCGTCGTTCCGGTCGGCGGGATCGTCTTTGCCGAACACGTTCTCTTCCCGCGGATCGGCCTAACCCGATACTGGGCGAAATATCGGGGGCTGACGCACAGCACTCCCGCCGTCGCCGCCTGGGCGGTCGGGCTGGCGTTTGGTTTTGGACTGAACTACTTGCAAGTCATCTCCTTCTTCTATCTGTTCCTGCCGACCTGGGCGGTCACGATCGTGCTCTATACATTCTTGGCCAGTCTTTACGGAGCTCGCGACAGCTACCCAGCCGAAGAAGCGGCGGAGCGTGAAAGGAACGAAGCGATCAAAGAATTTCAAACGCAACAGGCTCTGGCCGAAGGCGAACCGGTGCACGACAGTTCGTTGCTTCAGAAGGTCTTGCGTGGCACCGCCTGGTCGTCGTTGGCACTGACTTTGATCCTGGGATTGGTTGTGATGTTCGGCAGCCCCGACATGGCCGCCTACGAGAGCAACGCTGCCACCTTCTATCGATGGGGCTTTGTCTTCACGATCACCTACTTCGCCTCCGCCTACTGGGCTTTGCAACACACGAAATCACTCCAACAAGCGCGAACATGAACCCACCGCTCCCTTTGACGCAATCGAATCTCGCTCACCTGCCCGCTGCAATCGCGCGGCCGACCTACGATCGCAGCCGTTTGACGACGGGGATCGTTCACGTGGGCGTGGGTGGATTTCATCGCGCCCATGAAGCGTTTTACACCGACCAATTGCTCGAAGCCGGCGGCGATCCGCAGTGGGGGATCTGCGGTGTGGGGCTGCGAGAATCGGACCGCAAGATGGCGACGATTCTGCGAGACCAAGACTACTTGTATACGCTGATCGTCAAGCGTCCCGACGGTGGGATCGAAACGCGAGTGATCGGATCGATCGTCGATTTTCTGATGGGATGCGACGACCCGGCAGCCGTCATCGACCGGATGGCTGATCCCGCGACGAAGATCGTTTCGCTGACGATCACCGAAGGGGGCTACAACGTCGATCCGGCGACGGGTGAATTCAACGCGTCGAATCCCGATGCGCAGCACGACATCGATCACCCGTTGCAACCACGGTTGGTCTTCGGATTTATGACCGCGGCATTGGCGAAGCGTCGTCAACTGGGGCTGCCCGCGTTTACTGTCCAATCGTGCGACAATATCCAGCACAACGGCGATCTGACGCGGAAGATGCTGATCGGATTTGCGCGGCTGCAAGATCCGCAGCTGGCCGATTGGATCGAGCAAGAAGTCAGCTTCCCCAACGCGATGGTCGACCGGATCACCCCGGT
Above is a genomic segment from Rosistilla ulvae containing:
- a CDS encoding purine-cytosine permease family protein, producing the protein MPNESASSAIAEINPEQLPVPEHKLHGWTHFAGLYAGEHVAATEFVIGATFVALGATTMDILIGLLIGNVLAILSWTLITTPIAVQTRLSLYTYLHKIAGDSMSDLYNWANVLIFTVISAAMITVSSTAVRLLFGIPAQLQWYPTNSLFVLVVVGVGMIVVLVAMYGFNAVAEFSGICGPWLVVMFVCGAFALFPALADSVLGRTQLTSFADFITIGDQSIWTGLNSEGKPGIGLWEVIGFAWAANTITHFGLIDMALLRYAKRSIYGLCTSAGMLFGHYIAWIAAGIMGAGTAVLLQRTIVELDPGDVAYQALGLSGYVIVIIAGWTTANANLYRAGLAAQAIFHKHSRMQVTFTVGVVTVVIACFPFVYKQILPLLTYAGLIVVPVGGIVFAEHVLFPRIGLTRYWAKYRGLTHSTPAVAAWAVGLAFGFGLNYLQVISFFYLFLPTWAVTIVLYTFLASLYGARDSYPAEEAAERERNEAIKEFQTQQALAEGEPVHDSSLLQKVLRGTAWSSLALTLILGLVVMFGSPDMAAYESNAATFYRWGFVFTITYFASAYWALQHTKSLQQART